The Vigna unguiculata cultivar IT97K-499-35 chromosome 11, ASM411807v1, whole genome shotgun sequence genomic sequence CTTTTGGAGACCCAGAAGAAGAACACGAACCTGGAACTTGTGATCCCTCAAAGATGTGATATTGAGCAGATTTTCTTTAATGAAAAGCCTCAATTTGATGAAGCTGCTATAGGTAATCCAACAATCTCGCCCTTGGCACAAGAAATTGGTATGGATTTCCTTTTTGAAATCTATGCCAAGGAAAGGGAAGGAGCTGAAGAAGTGAGAAAATTCAACACCGTCAAAGAGATTGAAAAACCAGAAGATATCAATTTTGCAAAGGATGAGAATCGCATTGCAGCAGAAGAGGATGGTGTCAAGCAAGTTACTCAAGGTGTGACTCTTGATCTCCTAAAGTCTCAGAAAGGGGATTTCAGAAACTACTTCACTGTTGCTGCAGCTGAAGTAGATAACAAATGGAGCTTTCATCTAGGAGAAGATGTTGAAGATGCAGAGGAAAATCATCCAACTAGCTTGTTTCATGAAGAAACCTGTACAGAAAGCTACTGCAATGTTGAGTTGGATGAGTACTATTCTCCATGCTGGGAGGAACAACATTTCCGTGAATTCATCTATGAAGACACTACTGATTCTTCTATCTTCTCAGTGGAGGAGATCAACTCAAAACTCGAATCGCTATCAGAGAGATCGCGTGATAAATCTGAAATGTTGTTAGATGACATCTTTAACAGCAATTATGCAGACATTAATGTTGAAGATGTCAGACTCCAAGAAGACAAAGAAGAGAGGACAATATGTTTTGAAGCACAACCTCATTGCACTGATTTTGTTCTTGAAGACACAAGTGAAAGCATCGAGTTTCtcattcaagaaaaatattatccATCCAAAGATATAGATTCCGAGTATGAGGAATCTACTTTGAGCAAGGGAGTATTTCAGACTCTAACTAATGAACAGGATAACAACGGAGAAAATGAGAAACATGTGGATTACGAGGTTAGTTGTGTCTCAATGTTACTTGATGAAGAGATTGTTGAAAATAGTGAATGCCACAGCAGTAGTGAAAGCTGCAAGATTGATGAGAGCTATGAAGATAAAGATGCAAGCCTAgagaatgatgatgatgatgatgatgatgatgatgatgatgaatttaaCCGGGAGCACATAAttcacatgtctaaagtgctTGAAGAAAGCACCACCATTATTATTCAGGAGCAAAAATTTTCAGAGGAAAATGAAGTTAAAAGTAGTAACTTGAAGAGCACAGGAGGTGAAGAGAAGCACGCAAACAAAAATTGGCAATGGGGAACTAAGCGCAAGAGAGCTgtagaagaggaagaggaaatgAGAAAGATAAACCCACGAAAGCCAAATTTTCTGCCATTAGTTTCTGAGCTAGAACCAGAGAAGGTTGATCTGAAGCACCAAATGataaatgaaaggaaaaatgCAGAGGACTGGATGCTTGATTTCGCACTGAGACGAGTTGTCACAAAACTTGCTCCAGCTGGGAAAAGGAAAGTGTCATTGCTGGTTGAAGCTTTTGAAGCAGTAATGTCAATGCCCAAAGGCGAAGCTCGTATAAGAAATGATTCACCCTTTGTTCATGCAAGACCTATTCAAGCTTGTAGCTGATTTATGCATGCTACAAAGGTAAACACTGAGAGTCTTCTCTCATTCCTTACATCAAGTGCTATCTTGCAGAAATCAAAGACACCAGAAAAAAGCCAATCTCCACGACCAGGAGAAATCTGAAAGTACCCATTTCAATGAGTAACTTTCTATGCATCTGCTTTCTGAAGCTTGGAGAAAATTCCACCGGCAGGGTTTTATGGCTTTTACATGAACACAGAAACAGAAGAAACGGACGTGGATCTGCTATATGAATTTGTTATGCTTACTTTGGTATTTGCTTTGTTTAAGTTGTGTTTGATGGACTATTACTTTCGTGTAtaataaatgcattttatttctATCCAAAAGCGTAGCTATCAGTATTTGTTTtctatgattttgttttttattttactcatttCATAATCGGGGAATATAGAAGTAGAACTAGTGAATAATTGTGTTCGGTTGATAATTCCAACCAACTGTTGAGGTTTAGTTACCAATAGAAGAATTTATGGCgggtgaaaaatgaaaaaaatataataatgctTAGTCGCTGAGGTTTTGTAATTCAAATTGTGGTTGGAAGTTTGTATACGTGCACCTGAAAACTATTAACTGCAGTGAACTCGAATTTTTCTACATACGGGAAACTTAAGTTAAACTGCTTTGTGACTATATATAAACGTAGTCATAATGAACTGCATGGAAATTGGTTTCATTAACTATGATTCAGAAAACCAAATACATTGCCATTTCaactttgttgtgttttattaAGCAAAAGTAGACACGAATAACATTATTCATTTAATCAAGTTAGAGAACATCAAATGGCAACACCTACTACTAAGAAAAAGGTAAAACagcaaatttttaattaaaaatttggttTTAACTTACCAAAAAACTAAAgcaaacttttaataaaactaaacaatTACACCAACTGATATGTTTTTACAATCATAAAGTCGGAAAATGTGTCCTACAAGAAGCTCTTATCATTCTATGTTGAAGTATATTACATAAAATAGAGAGATCACCATTTATTTTGGTTCAGGTAAATGGATATCAATGGCCGGAGAATCACTAATCAGAGATTCAAGTTGTCCACG encodes the following:
- the LOC114168864 gene encoding uncharacterized protein LOC114168864; its protein translation is MVQRIVLGNSKPSFSQHQDGKTRKTDTMKKMMMSRSFQLSDFELSRSSSLSQPRKSPNYMKPTSSSEAKKELFSVSHRHKQSSSDGKSLPQKGMRNSKASFVSCKEHAKSLSRSCSLNSVRTLTKSHSFKPCKACSKKFTSEVMFEDVNAPERATCSSTLKEYNFPEFLTLHPGGTESEGVSVMKVCPYTYCSLNGHGHAPLPPLKSFVSARRHLLETQKKNTNLELVIPQRCDIEQIFFNEKPQFDEAAIGNPTISPLAQEIGMDFLFEIYAKEREGAEEVRKFNTVKEIEKPEDINFAKDENRIAAEEDGVKQVTQGVTLDLLKSQKGDFRNYFTVAAAEVDNKWSFHLGEDVEDAEENHPTSLFHEETCTESYCNVELDEYYSPCWEEQHFREFIYEDTTDSSIFSVEEINSKLESLSERSRDKSEMLLDDIFNSNYADINVEDVRLQEDKEERTICFEAQPHCTDFVLEDTSESIEFLIQEKYYPSKDIDSEYEESTLSKGVFQTLTNEQDNNGENEKHVDYEVSCVSMLLDEEIVENSECHSSSESCKIDESYEDKDASLENDDDDDDDDDDDEFNREHIIHMSKVLEESTTIIIQEQKFSEENEVKSSNLKSTGGEEKHANKNWQWGTKRKRAVEEEEEMRKINPRKPNFLPLVSELEPEKVDLKHQMINERKNAEDWMLDFALRRVVTKLAPAGKRKVSLLVEAFEAVMSMPKGEARIRNDSPFVHARPIQACS